One Polaribacter sp. KT25b DNA segment encodes these proteins:
- a CDS encoding helix-turn-helix domain-containing protein translates to MPKNPELELALQFINKTDRNIFVTGKAGTGKTTFLHQIKKESLKRMVIVAPTGVAAINAKGVTIHSFFQMPFGPILPDQIANTNQQRKFSKTKIDIIKSLDLIIIDEISMVRADLLDGIDQVMRRYKNRNKVFGGAQVLMIGDLQQLAPVVRPNEWSLLQQHYKTVYFFSSKAYQEANVVSIELKHIYRQKNEDFIKILNEIRTDTLSDESSKILNDQYNPTFSPTKDDGYITLTTHNKRANLINDSELNKLKTKSYFFDAEISGKFNENSYPNDEKLELKIGAQVLFIKNDSSSEKRYFNGKIGIVTDISKENVTVQCANEIDEIVTEREIWDNVNYSINEATKEIKEDVIGSFKQIPLRLAWAITIHKSQGLTFDKAIIDAEASFAHGQTYVALSRCTSLEGLVLKTPITSNAIINDRTVSIFNEGVEENHPDEIILNESEIQFQLNLISELFDYKSFLYPITRLIDIFYKNKSSIKGDVIDHLQTIKDDGVVALMKVSNGFKNQLKDLSKDMVLPENSSQVQERFTKAVDYFLNQTKNNILKPLNAIEFSSDNKAVKKDFTTQFDSLQEKLLEKLFALNKMNNGFKVKEYLKVRANAVLQKSAPKTKKKTLSIRKDPLLALKLRALRDEIRVNENVPAFQIFTQETLYAICDALPRSEKELLKISGMGKIRVSKYGEEILEVIEQYCKENGINQQNEQKKEDKKSTKQISFELFKSGLSIKEIAKERSLTKGTIESHLASFIPSGEVDILELVELKKYKEIIKAIEETEFKNLTELKEKVDKSFTFMELRMVLLSMEN, encoded by the coding sequence ATGCCAAAAAATCCTGAATTAGAACTTGCCCTACAATTTATAAATAAAACAGATAGAAATATCTTTGTTACAGGAAAAGCAGGTACAGGGAAAACCACTTTTTTACATCAAATTAAAAAAGAATCTTTAAAAAGAATGGTTATTGTAGCGCCAACTGGTGTCGCTGCAATTAATGCAAAAGGTGTTACAATTCATTCATTTTTTCAAATGCCTTTTGGTCCTATTTTACCAGATCAAATTGCAAATACAAATCAGCAACGTAAGTTTTCTAAAACTAAAATAGATATTATAAAATCGTTAGATTTAATAATTATTGATGAAATTTCTATGGTTCGTGCAGATTTATTAGACGGAATAGATCAAGTGATGCGTCGTTATAAAAACAGAAACAAAGTTTTTGGCGGCGCTCAAGTTTTAATGATTGGAGATTTACAACAATTAGCGCCAGTTGTTAGACCAAACGAATGGAGTTTATTACAACAACATTACAAAACCGTTTACTTTTTTAGCTCTAAAGCCTACCAAGAAGCCAATGTGGTTTCTATAGAATTAAAACATATTTATCGTCAAAAAAACGAAGATTTTATTAAAATTTTAAATGAAATTAGAACAGATACTTTATCAGATGAGTCATCAAAAATTTTAAATGACCAATACAACCCTACTTTTTCACCAACAAAAGATGATGGTTATATTACGCTTACAACGCATAATAAAAGAGCAAACTTAATTAACGATTCTGAGTTGAATAAGCTTAAAACTAAAAGCTATTTTTTTGATGCTGAAATTTCAGGGAAATTTAATGAAAATTCATATCCAAATGACGAAAAGTTAGAATTAAAAATTGGTGCACAAGTACTATTTATCAAGAATGATTCTTCTTCAGAAAAAAGATATTTCAACGGAAAAATAGGAATTGTTACAGATATTTCTAAGGAAAATGTAACTGTACAATGTGCAAACGAAATTGATGAAATAGTTACAGAGAGAGAAATTTGGGATAATGTAAATTACTCTATAAACGAAGCTACCAAAGAGATTAAAGAAGATGTTATTGGCTCATTTAAGCAAATTCCTTTAAGATTAGCTTGGGCAATTACCATTCATAAAAGTCAAGGTTTAACTTTTGATAAAGCCATAATTGATGCAGAAGCTTCTTTTGCACATGGGCAAACGTATGTGGCGTTAAGTAGATGTACTTCTTTAGAAGGTTTAGTTTTAAAAACGCCAATTACAAGCAATGCAATAATTAATGATAGAACAGTAAGTATTTTTAATGAAGGTGTTGAAGAAAATCATCCTGATGAAATAATTTTAAACGAATCTGAAATACAATTTCAATTAAATTTAATTTCAGAATTGTTTGATTATAAGAGTTTTTTGTATCCAATAACAAGATTGATAGATATTTTTTATAAAAATAAATCAAGTATAAAAGGTGATGTTATAGATCATTTGCAAACCATAAAAGATGATGGTGTTGTTGCATTAATGAAGGTTTCTAACGGATTTAAAAATCAGTTAAAAGATTTATCAAAAGACATGGTTTTACCAGAAAATAGTTCGCAAGTTCAAGAACGATTTACTAAAGCTGTCGATTATTTTTTAAATCAGACAAAAAACAACATTTTAAAACCTTTAAATGCAATTGAGTTTTCTTCGGATAATAAAGCTGTAAAGAAAGATTTTACTACTCAGTTTGATTCTTTACAAGAAAAATTATTAGAAAAATTATTTGCTTTAAATAAAATGAATAACGGTTTTAAGGTTAAAGAATATTTAAAAGTTAGAGCAAATGCTGTTTTACAAAAATCTGCACCAAAAACAAAAAAGAAAACACTTTCTATTCGAAAAGATCCTTTGTTGGCTTTAAAATTAAGAGCGTTAAGAGATGAAATTAGGGTAAATGAAAATGTACCTGCTTTTCAAATATTTACGCAAGAAACTCTATACGCAATATGTGATGCATTGCCAAGATCAGAAAAAGAATTGTTAAAAATTTCTGGAATGGGTAAAATTCGTGTTTCTAAATACGGAGAAGAAATATTAGAAGTTATAGAACAATATTGTAAAGAAAACGGAATTAATCAACAAAACGAGCAAAAAAAGGAAGATAAAAAATCTACAAAACAAATTTCTTTCGAGTTATTTAAATCGGGTTTGTCTATTAAAGAAATTGCTAAAGAACGTAGCTTAACAAAAGGAACTATAGAAAGTCATTTAGCAAGTTTTATTCCTTCTGGCGAAGTTGATATTCTAGAATTAGTAGAACTTAAAAAGTATAAGGAAATTATAAAAGCTATAGAAGAAACCGAGTTTAAAAATCTTACAGAACTCAAAGAAAAAGTAGATAAATCATTTACTTTTATGGAATTAAGAATGGTTTTACTTTCAATGGAAAATTAG
- a CDS encoding dipeptide epimerase has product MKIKLHSFNLELKHTFTISRESHDFQKTLIIALDSDGFSGFGEATSNPYYNSTIDKMIAVISNNKAFIASLSAEKPAEFWRKLQPFFKDDMFALCALDMAFNDLYARKQNKKLYEVWDLKIDKNPMTNYTIGIDSVEKMVAKMKELPWPIYKVKLGTKDDIKIVTELRKHSDAIFRIDANCGWTVNQAIENSFKLKELGVEFLEQPLKADDIEGAKKLYKESALPIIADESCIVESDVEKCVGLFHGVNVKLTKCGGLTPGKRMLEKARELGLKTMVGCMTESTIGISAIAHLLPLLDYVDMDGSLLLKNDIATGITIHNGIISYADKNGIGASLL; this is encoded by the coding sequence ATGAAAATTAAACTACATTCTTTTAATCTTGAGTTAAAACACACGTTTACAATCTCTAGAGAGTCTCATGATTTTCAAAAAACATTAATTATAGCGTTAGATTCTGATGGTTTTTCTGGTTTTGGTGAAGCAACTTCAAATCCTTATTACAATAGCACTATTGATAAAATGATTGCTGTTATTTCAAATAACAAAGCTTTTATAGCATCATTATCCGCAGAAAAACCTGCCGAATTTTGGCGAAAATTACAACCTTTTTTTAAGGATGATATGTTTGCTTTATGTGCTTTAGACATGGCTTTTAATGATTTATATGCACGTAAACAAAACAAAAAATTATATGAAGTTTGGGATTTAAAAATTGATAAAAATCCGATGACAAACTATACAATTGGTATTGATTCTGTTGAGAAAATGGTTGCCAAAATGAAAGAACTTCCTTGGCCAATTTATAAAGTAAAGTTAGGTACAAAAGACGATATAAAAATTGTAACCGAGTTAAGAAAACATTCTGATGCTATTTTTAGAATTGATGCAAATTGTGGTTGGACAGTAAATCAAGCAATAGAAAATTCGTTTAAACTAAAAGAATTAGGCGTTGAGTTTTTAGAACAACCTTTAAAAGCTGATGATATTGAAGGCGCAAAAAAATTATATAAAGAATCTGCTTTGCCAATTATTGCTGATGAAAGCTGCATTGTAGAAAGTGATGTAGAAAAATGTGTTGGCTTATTTCATGGTGTAAATGTAAAACTCACAAAATGCGGTGGTTTAACTCCTGGTAAAAGAATGTTAGAAAAAGCTAGAGAATTAGGTTTAAAAACAATGGTTGGTTGCATGACAGAATCTACAATTGGTATTTCTGCAATTGCGCATTTATTGCCTTTGTTAGATTATGTTGATATGGATGGAAGTCTGTTATTAAAAAATGATATTGCAACAGGAATTACGATACATAATGGTATAATTTCTTATGCTGATAAAAACGGAATTGGAGCTTCCTTACTTTAA
- the recJ gene encoding single-stranded-DNA-specific exonuclease RecJ, translating into MRWTLKSKPEKEKIDKLAKELQVNSTIASILCQRNIETFEEAKKYFRPSLDDIHDPFLMKDMDLAVARIETAIANNENILVFGDYDVDGTTAVSLVSSYLKTIYPNIATYIPDRYAEGYGVSYMGIDFAHDNDFSLIIALDCGIKAIEKVAYASEKNIDFIICDHHKPGPEIPKAVAVLNAKREDCKYPFDELCGCGVGFKLIQALGVSRNQTIEDFVPYLDLVATAIAADIVPMNGENRILAFHGLNVINNNPRNGIKAIIHQIKKTELTITDVVFIIAPRINAAGRMKHGNYAVELLTEMDLVAAIEFAAAIEIFNADRKDLDKKITSEAIIQIIDNEEENRFSTVVFQEDWHKGVIGIVASRLIEKYYRPTLVFTKSGDKLAASARSVKGFDVYNALEACTEFIEQFGGHKYAAGLTLLPENYENFKNKFEEVVSKTIDKELLTPEISVDAELHLSEITPKFFRIIQQMAPFGPMNMKPTFKSTCVRDNGYGKQVGVDKTHLKLNVFQGDNQKTYNAIGFNLGDKMAFVQNDFDIVYALDENEWNGYKSIQLLLKDLK; encoded by the coding sequence ATGAGATGGACGTTAAAGTCAAAACCAGAAAAAGAAAAAATTGATAAATTAGCCAAAGAATTACAAGTAAATTCAACAATTGCAAGTATTCTTTGTCAAAGAAATATAGAAACATTTGAGGAAGCTAAAAAATATTTTCGCCCAAGTTTAGACGATATTCATGATCCTTTTTTGATGAAAGATATGGATTTGGCAGTTGCTAGAATTGAAACTGCAATTGCTAACAACGAAAATATTTTAGTTTTTGGCGATTATGATGTGGATGGAACAACTGCTGTTTCTTTAGTTTCATCTTACTTAAAAACAATTTATCCAAATATTGCGACTTACATTCCTGATAGATATGCTGAAGGTTATGGCGTTTCTTATATGGGAATTGATTTTGCGCATGACAATGATTTCTCTTTAATTATTGCGTTAGACTGTGGAATAAAAGCAATCGAAAAAGTAGCATACGCATCAGAAAAAAACATCGATTTTATTATTTGCGATCATCATAAACCTGGACCAGAAATTCCGAAAGCTGTTGCTGTTTTAAATGCAAAAAGAGAAGATTGTAAGTATCCTTTTGATGAACTTTGTGGTTGTGGAGTTGGTTTTAAATTGATTCAGGCTTTAGGGGTTTCTCGAAATCAAACTATTGAAGATTTTGTGCCTTATTTAGATTTGGTTGCAACTGCAATTGCCGCAGATATTGTACCAATGAATGGCGAAAATAGAATTTTAGCTTTTCACGGATTGAACGTTATCAATAATAATCCAAGAAACGGAATTAAAGCAATTATTCATCAGATTAAAAAAACAGAACTCACCATTACCGATGTTGTTTTTATAATTGCGCCAAGAATAAATGCTGCTGGCAGAATGAAACATGGTAATTATGCCGTTGAATTGTTAACAGAAATGGATTTAGTTGCTGCAATAGAATTTGCTGCCGCGATAGAAATTTTTAATGCTGATAGAAAAGATTTGGACAAAAAAATTACTTCAGAAGCTATTATTCAAATTATTGATAATGAAGAAGAAAACAGGTTTTCTACCGTAGTTTTTCAAGAGGATTGGCATAAAGGTGTTATTGGTATTGTTGCATCAAGATTGATAGAAAAATATTACAGACCAACGTTGGTTTTCACTAAAAGTGGCGATAAATTAGCTGCTTCTGCCCGTTCTGTAAAAGGTTTTGATGTGTACAATGCATTAGAAGCTTGTACTGAATTTATAGAACAATTTGGCGGACATAAATATGCTGCTGGTTTGACTTTACTGCCAGAAAATTACGAAAATTTTAAAAATAAGTTTGAAGAAGTTGTTTCTAAAACCATTGATAAAGAATTATTAACTCCAGAAATTTCTGTGGATGCAGAACTCCATTTATCAGAAATTACACCTAAGTTTTTTAGAATAATTCAGCAAATGGCACCTTTTGGACCAATGAATATGAAACCGACTTTTAAATCTACTTGTGTTAGAGATAATGGTTATGGAAAACAAGTTGGCGTCGATAAAACACATTTAAAATTAAATGTTTTTCAAGGTGATAATCAAAAAACATATAACGCTATTGGTTTTAATTTGGGTGATAAAATGGCTTTTGTACAAAATGATTTTGATATTGTGTATGCTTTAGATGAAAATGAATGGAATGGCTATAAATCAATACAATTGTTGTTGAAAGATTTGAAATAA
- a CDS encoding T9SS type B sorting domain-containing protein, translated as MTKTVQFVNKIIVFLLLMLSTFLYSQTDNAPSITADGRQVFCTGNAIYIVTDFSITDIDDTTIETFFIQISTGYQVGFDKLEVSGIHPSIRSTWSSSEGKLTLTSSVVGLEMLLTDLESAVKDVVFTSSTTNVVAEKFFSLSIGDANYLPSTDHFYEFVDNQSITWSDAKIAAENRTYFGRQGYLATLTSKEEADFAGKQASGAGWIGGSDAGSPDVWKWVTGPEAGTIFWNGGVNGSSPNFAFWNTGEPNNFDNRGEDYVHITAPGIGVSGAWNDLTNIGDDTGDYEPKGYIVEYGIPTDSPINIVATTSIYIPQILSTTTATICESGSTIITATPSEGEILWFDASSGGTQLAKGTSYTTANLTTSTTFYATISVDGCTTLQRTPITVTVNQIPVIIATDNDLICSGTANLKATASAGQVNWYESLTSTIPLFTGTNYTTPDLNVTTTYYVAAINADCNSVSRTPVTAVVDATIPEFDVMQNTYVLCNDVGSVTLETTNQQGNYTYVWKKDGVIISGNTTSNTVSTIGDYTVSAISDAGCTSEEKAISVINSEIASITKNDFIIVENSNNNTIYVNNPNLGIGNYEFALDDEFGIYRNVGFFEYISTGIHTLYIKDTLECGTQEYQFAILGYPRFFTPNEDGDNDIWKIEGYNKDFYTVSEVYIYDRFGKLIYTIDKNSDGWNGDSNNGKAPSNDYWFKTILTDINGYSVEKTGNFSLIRK; from the coding sequence ATGACTAAAACTGTTCAATTTGTAAATAAAATAATAGTTTTTCTATTATTAATGTTGTCTACGTTTTTGTATTCTCAAACCGATAATGCACCATCAATAACTGCAGACGGAAGGCAAGTTTTTTGTACTGGAAACGCTATATATATTGTTACAGATTTTTCTATTACAGATATTGATGATACAACAATAGAAACCTTTTTTATTCAGATTTCTACAGGTTATCAAGTTGGTTTTGATAAATTAGAAGTATCAGGAATTCATCCAAGTATTAGATCTACTTGGAGTTCATCCGAAGGAAAATTAACCTTAACATCTTCTGTTGTTGGACTAGAAATGTTACTAACAGATTTAGAAAGCGCTGTAAAGGATGTTGTTTTTACAAGTTCTACAACAAATGTGGTTGCAGAAAAATTCTTTTCTTTAAGTATTGGTGATGCAAATTATTTACCTTCTACAGATCATTTTTATGAATTTGTAGACAACCAAAGTATTACATGGTCTGATGCAAAAATAGCTGCAGAAAATAGAACTTATTTTGGCAGACAAGGTTATTTAGCAACGTTAACAAGTAAAGAAGAAGCCGATTTTGCAGGAAAACAAGCTTCAGGTGCTGGTTGGATTGGTGGTTCTGATGCAGGTTCTCCCGATGTTTGGAAATGGGTTACTGGACCAGAAGCAGGAACAATTTTTTGGAATGGTGGCGTAAATGGGAGTTCTCCAAATTTTGCATTTTGGAATACAGGAGAACCTAATAATTTTGATAATAGAGGAGAAGATTATGTACATATTACAGCTCCAGGTATTGGTGTTTCAGGTGCTTGGAACGATTTAACGAACATTGGTGATGACACTGGAGATTATGAACCTAAAGGCTATATTGTAGAATATGGAATTCCTACAGATTCACCAATAAATATAGTAGCGACAACAAGTATTTATATTCCTCAAATACTTTCTACAACAACTGCAACTATTTGCGAATCTGGTTCTACAATAATTACAGCAACGCCAAGTGAAGGTGAAATTTTATGGTTTGATGCTTCTTCAGGAGGAACACAATTGGCAAAAGGAACTTCGTATACAACAGCTAATTTAACAACAAGTACAACATTTTATGCAACAATTTCTGTTGACGGATGTACAACTTTGCAAAGAACGCCAATAACTGTAACCGTAAATCAAATACCAGTTATAATTGCTACAGATAACGATTTAATCTGTTCTGGAACAGCAAATTTAAAAGCTACTGCTTCTGCTGGTCAAGTAAATTGGTATGAATCTTTAACAAGTACAATTCCACTTTTTACAGGAACTAATTATACAACACCAGATCTGAATGTCACAACAACTTATTATGTAGCAGCAATTAATGCTGATTGTAATTCAGTATCAAGAACACCAGTTACAGCAGTTGTGGATGCTACAATACCTGAGTTTGATGTAATGCAAAACACCTATGTTTTATGTAACGATGTAGGTTCTGTAACTTTAGAAACTACAAATCAACAAGGGAATTATACTTATGTTTGGAAAAAAGATGGCGTAATTATTTCTGGAAATACAACTTCAAATACTGTTTCTACGATTGGAGATTACACTGTAAGTGCAATTTCTGATGCAGGTTGTACATCCGAAGAAAAGGCGATTTCTGTTATAAATTCTGAAATTGCAAGCATCACAAAAAACGATTTTATTATTGTTGAAAATTCAAACAATAATACAATTTATGTAAACAATCCTAATTTAGGAATTGGAAATTATGAATTTGCATTGGATGATGAGTTTGGAATTTATAGAAACGTAGGTTTTTTCGAATATATTTCTACAGGAATTCACACTTTATATATTAAGGATACTTTAGAATGTGGAACTCAAGAATATCAGTTTGCTATTTTAGGTTATCCAAGGTTTTTTACACCAAATGAAGATGGTGACAATGATATTTGGAAAATAGAAGGTTACAACAAAGATTTCTACACAGTTTCTGAAGTGTATATTTATGACAGATTTGGAAAATTAATTTATACGATTGATAAAAATTCTGATGGTTGGAATGGAGATTCTAACAACGGAAAAGCACCATCAAACGATTATTGGTTTAAAACGATTTTAACTGATATAAATGGATATTCTGTTGAAAAAACAGGAAATTTTAGCTTAATAAGAAAGTAA
- a CDS encoding OsmC family protein — translation MVKNLVTTVWTQKSQFETDNPSGHKFTMFDKSQDNGDTVGFAPKALMLSSLAGCSGLDVVSLLTKMRAEVADFKIEVTAELTDEHPKFYNKVKVDYHFTDSDLQPEKIQKAVNLSVTKYCGVMEMFRQFADVKIEIHLHNLETN, via the coding sequence ATGGTAAAAAATTTAGTTACAACAGTTTGGACACAGAAATCTCAATTTGAAACAGATAATCCTAGTGGACATAAATTTACAATGTTTGATAAATCACAAGACAATGGAGACACTGTTGGTTTTGCTCCTAAAGCTTTAATGTTATCTTCTTTGGCGGGTTGTTCTGGTTTAGATGTCGTTTCTTTATTAACAAAAATGCGTGCAGAAGTTGCCGATTTTAAGATTGAAGTTACTGCAGAATTAACAGATGAACATCCAAAATTTTACAACAAAGTAAAAGTTGATTATCATTTTACGGATAGTGATTTACAGCCAGAAAAAATTCAGAAAGCGGTAAATTTATCTGTAACAAAATATTGTGGAGTGATGGAAATGTTTAGACAATTTGCTGATGTAAAAATAGAAATTCACTTGCATAATTTAGAAACTAATTAA
- a CDS encoding aminotransferase class I/II-fold pyridoxal phosphate-dependent enzyme — MQLDKLPNTTAFFNDVEHLYFSGTSYLGVAALPEFQEIVFKNMKNLGTSYGSSRNANLKLNVYKRGEDFLSTFINHEDCTTVSSGTIAGQFAIATLEKIVDTFYFMPKTHPAILPKNALPVFEENGLNSLLINQKEETICIVVDAIAALETKPFNFDFLLEISSLKKVFLLVDESHSFGILGENGNGISSTINIQKNIEIVTVSSLTKAFGINGGVISGTKNFIKLIRENPLFVGSSGMNPAFLESFLDGQDLYKNQQKKLQENCTYVYENLKHLDKINISKNYPVFFINDENIADYLLTKKIVITSFYYPTSSKKINRIVLNANHTKEQLDILIESLLSY; from the coding sequence ATGCAACTAGATAAACTACCAAATACCACTGCGTTTTTTAATGACGTTGAGCATCTTTATTTTAGCGGAACTTCTTATTTAGGAGTTGCTGCTTTGCCCGAATTTCAAGAAATTGTTTTTAAAAACATGAAGAATTTGGGAACTTCTTATGGGAGTTCTAGAAATGCAAATCTTAAATTAAATGTTTACAAAAGAGGTGAAGATTTTTTATCCACTTTTATAAATCATGAAGATTGTACAACTGTTTCTTCTGGAACTATTGCTGGGCAATTTGCAATTGCTACTTTAGAGAAAATTGTTGATACTTTCTATTTTATGCCAAAAACACATCCTGCAATTTTACCTAAAAATGCATTGCCTGTTTTTGAAGAAAATGGTTTAAATTCTTTACTGATAAATCAAAAAGAAGAAACCATTTGTATTGTTGTTGATGCAATTGCTGCTCTAGAAACCAAACCTTTTAATTTTGATTTTTTACTTGAAATATCATCCCTAAAAAAAGTATTTCTTTTGGTGGATGAATCTCACAGTTTTGGTATTTTAGGTGAAAATGGAAACGGAATTTCATCAACAATTAACATTCAAAAAAACATAGAAATTGTAACAGTTTCTTCGCTTACAAAAGCATTCGGAATTAACGGTGGCGTTATTTCTGGCACAAAGAATTTTATCAAATTAATTAGAGAAAATCCGCTTTTTGTGGGAAGTTCTGGTATGAATCCAGCTTTTTTAGAAAGCTTTTTAGACGGACAAGATTTGTACAAAAATCAGCAAAAAAAATTGCAAGAAAATTGTACGTATGTGTATGAAAACTTGAAACATTTAGACAAAATAAATATCTCTAAAAATTATCCTGTTTTTTTTATAAATGATGAAAACATCGCTGATTATTTATTGACTAAAAAAATAGTAATTACCAGTTTTTATTATCCAACTTCATCAAAAAAAATTAACAGAATTGTTTTAAACGCCAATCACACAAAAGAACAATTAGATATTTTAATTGAAAGCTTACTTTCTTATTAA
- a CDS encoding carboxymuconolactone decarboxylase family protein has protein sequence MPLVSPLNAEHDLETKKLAEFFNETLGFCPNSVLTMQRRPAISKAFINLNKAVMANEGRVTSALKRMIAWVSSNATGCRYCQAHAIRAAERYGAEQEQLDNIWEYKTHKAFSDAERAALDFSLAASMVPNAVDATIKKELYKYWNEGEIVEMLGVISLFGYLNRWNDSMGTTLEEDAIESGNQFLGKHGFEVGKHNGSKY, from the coding sequence ATGCCATTAGTAAGTCCGTTAAATGCAGAACACGATTTAGAAACAAAAAAGCTTGCAGAATTCTTTAATGAAACGTTGGGTTTTTGCCCAAATTCGGTTTTAACAATGCAACGCAGACCCGCAATTTCTAAAGCATTTATCAACCTAAATAAAGCTGTTATGGCAAATGAAGGGCGAGTTACATCTGCTTTAAAAAGAATGATTGCTTGGGTTTCTAGTAATGCAACAGGTTGCAGATATTGCCAAGCGCACGCAATTAGAGCTGCAGAACGTTATGGAGCAGAGCAAGAACAATTAGATAATATTTGGGAATATAAAACTCATAAAGCATTTTCTGACGCAGAAAGAGCGGCTTTAGATTTTTCTTTAGCAGCTTCTATGGTGCCAAATGCTGTTGATGCAACTATTAAAAAAGAATTATATAAATATTGGAACGAAGGCGAAATTGTAGAAATGTTGGGCGTAATTTCTCTCTTTGGATATTTAAATCGTTGGAATGATTCTATGGGAACAACCTTAGAAGAAGATGCTATTGAAAGTGGAAATCAGTTTTTAGGAAAACATGGTTTTGAAGTAGGGAAACATAATGGCTCTAAATATTAA